The region TCGAACTGAGCGTCGATGGTGTCCGCTTCCATCTGCCCGAAGTTGTACAGGAGTGACTTCGCTGGCGGACTCCGGTCTTCGAGGTCGAGATCGTCACCTCTGGCAAGTTGGAGGTGCCTAGCACTGGTGTTGGTGAACCCTCGTTCGAACCCACTCCGAGTGAGGACTCTGGCGAAGTCCTCACTCGGATAGGTACCATTGACCTTCACCCCGAAGTCCAAGGACGGATAGAGAAGCGATCTTGCGGCACGGCAGACCTGCCGTGCCTCGGCGGTATCGACCATACTTGTCGTACGGTGCCACCGGAGAAATCGGTCTCTCAGCCACTTCGGCAACTACTGTGAAGGGGTGGGCTTCCGCAGCTTTCTGTCACTCGACTACGACGGCGTCGTGCAACCGGGTGACGGCGGTCAGAACCGGGAACGTCCAGGGCTGATCGGCATAGAGGTGCATACAAAGCGAACGGCCGTCGACCGGTGACGGGGAGATCCGACTGTGGATCACCGACTGTCGGTCCCGGACGATCTCGTCGAGTCGGACTTCGAATTCCTCTTTGTACCAGTCCTGGATGATCACGTCGTCGAGGGATTCGACGATCTCTTTGATGGCACTGCCAGCTGTCGCGAGCGCGGTGGCTTCCTCGTCGAGCACGTCGGCGTAGGCAGTCCGATCGTCGATCGCGCAATCGACGGCGGTCAGCAGGGCCGAGCGTTGGTGTGGCGTGACCGTGCTCGTGGATGAGTCGACTACTGCCGCGGTGAAGTCGCCAAGTTCGGCGAGCATGTGCTCTGACAGCGACTCGCCGTAGACCGCCTCGTAGTGTGGGACACTCATCACGGTCGATTCGAAGGCATCGGCCAGGCGCTCAACCTGATTGAGACAGTCATCACCGCTGACCACGGACCGCTGTCGGTTCGATGGCGTCGCCGTGGCGGGACGGAGGTCAGAGACGGCTGTCCTGAACGATTCGAAGGCCGATCGCTCGGCGGCGACCTCCTCGCGCTCCCGGGAGACTCTGCTCTGTGCGTCCGATATCGGCTCTACAACGTGGTGTCTGAAGATCCTGAGATACTGCCGTGGGCCGCCGGGGAGGGTAGTCTGGACCATGTTATGATATGTAATTCTATATGACAAAGATGTTTGTTTCAGATACCTTCCGTTTTTCACCATATTATAGAGATAGAACTACATAATAGGTCGCTTTATCTGGATTGAGGCGCTAAGCCCTCTCCTCACCGAGCGCCGAAGGCACGAGCAGGGGGATACAGCGCCGCACGGTTCTCATATACTCTCCGGTTGTAGGCCTACAGGCCCACGCAATCGTAATATTTTTTTAGGGTAGCATGATATCTACTGAACCCAATGGAATACGACCTCGATTCGGGAGCGCACTCAACGTACTCCCTGCATTACCACCTGATACTCACCACGAAGTATCGGCGTGGAGCGCTAACCGAGGAGCGAACCCAATTTATTCGCGGAATCATCAGCGAGTTCACGGACAACTACGGTGTCGAACTGACGAACCTCGACGGCGAGGATGATCACGTACACAACCTCTTCCGAGCGAAGCCGCCACAGACCTCGTGAAGTTCATCAACACGGTCAAGGGCGCGACCGCCCGCCGTATTCGCAATGAGTACGCGGACGAACTGAAGACCGAACTGTGGAGCGACTCGTTCTGGAACGATTCGTACTGTCTCATCTCGACGGGGCAGGTGTCGCTGGATGTGCTGAAACAGTACGTCGAAGACCAACGCGAGTAGAGGCCTATGTACTACGCCTACAAGTACCGTCTCAAGCCGTCCGACGCCCACTGTGAGGAGTTGGACCGCCACCGAGATATTTGTATGCAACTGTATAACCACACGCTCTACCACCTCAACGAGTATCAAGATGAACAGACGAACTGCCGTCGATAACTACCCTGCGGTCGGAACTCCCCGACCTCAAGGAGTGGTGGAACGACCTCTCTGACGTGTACTCGAAGGTTTTCCAAACCGTCGTAGAACGGCTGTTCGACAACCTCAACGGCCTCTCCAAGCTCAAGGAGAACGGCTACGGCGTCGGTTAACTCAGTGGAAGCCGCCACGAGAGTTCCGTAGTTTCACGCACAGCCAGTCTGGCTTCAAGCTCGATAAGAAGAGCGGTCAGACCATGCTATCACTCTCAAAACTCGGTGACATCCCGATACGGCACCACCGTTTCATCCCCGACGACGCGAATCTCAAGCAGGTCACGGTCAAGAAGGGACCAACGGTCGAGCGGTTCGCCACCTTCGGCATCGAAATGGACCGCGAGCCGCCCGAGAATCCCGAGAAGTGAGCGGCATCGACGTAGGGATTCGTAAGTACGTCCACAACACCGACGGAACCGCCGTAGGGTCGCGCTCGACCTCTCGGATGAACGCGACCGCTTGGAGCGCGAGCAACGGAAGCTCTCGCGTAAACAGCACGGGTCGAACAACTACGAGAGATGGTGTTATAGAAGTATTCACACACTATAATAGATTTTCCTGACCGTTATAGAACGTTACTGCTTAGAAAGTCGTGCATTTGGTGCACGGTATGTTAAAATACTCAAAGAGTGCCCTTTCGTTTCCGAATTATGATTTTTCTCACTCGCTCAACGTGGTTTGACTCAGATTGAACGAACGCTGTGAGGATGGCCTCGACGATCTCGGAGCCAACCGCTCCGAGATCGTCACACTCATCGACC is a window of Haloarcula pelagica DNA encoding:
- a CDS encoding DUF7260 family protein, translated to MVQTTLPGGPRQYLRIFRHHVVEPISDAQSRVSREREEVAAERSAFESFRTAVSDLRPATATPSNRQRSVVSGDDCLNQVERLADAFESTVMSVPHYEAVYGESLSEHMLAELGDFTAAVVDSSTSTVTPHQRSALLTAVDCAIDDRTAYADVLDEEATALATAGSAIKEIVESLDDVIIQDWYKEEFEVRLDEIVRDRQSVIHSRISPSPVDGRSLCMHLYADQPWTFPVLTAVTRLHDAVVVE